A window of Odocoileus virginianus isolate 20LAN1187 ecotype Illinois chromosome 3, Ovbor_1.2, whole genome shotgun sequence genomic DNA:
TGAAGATTATTCCTTAAGATTATTGGCTTTCAGGTTCACAAAATTCCTAGGGGCCCATGCATTCTCTAGCTGGCCCTGCAAACAGCACACAGACTCTGAGAGGAAACCTTTACAGAGGCTTAGCAGAAACACCAAACTGGGGGGCTAACAGCTAAGCCCAATGCCTCCCTTTTCTAAGGGTAGGCAAGTCCTCCAGAACAACTGTAGTGATTCTTGGGGTCAAGCAGACCTGGGTTGGAATCCCAAGGCTGTCATCTACCAGCTGTGGGACCACAGGTTGATTGCATATGTAAATGAGCTTAGCCTCTATTTCCTCAGCATCCCTAGGGGAGGAGAGCTTGAAACATGAGCATGCCAGGTCTCTATCCCAGGATTCAGTTGGCCTGGAGTAGAGATGAGATAGGGGAAGGAGGGCCCCCAGGAGCCTCTAAGGCACTCTCTCAACCTTCAAGAACCTTCAGGCTACAgcacttcaagcccaggagattTATTCTGTGACTCCAGCAGGAATGTCTCAACCCCTCCTGCGTGCTCCCACCCAGCCCAGAGACCACTTTCCTTCCAGACACTTGTGTCCTACATCACTACCAGGCTCCTGCCCTCCACAATTCTAGATTTCCCAATGTGTGCTAGGTTCTGTACTTGCCCAAGAGACCTGGTATGAGACACCAGGAATTCATCTGCAGACAGGAAATACAGCCCTGTGTTCGGGTTAAGACAATACAACGCTTATTTTGCTTTGCAAAGTAACTGCTTTCCAAAAGCGCTTATAAAGAAATAGGCTCTGAAATGTGGATGagctaaaataaaacagaatagaaacaCTCGGCAGGCAGAGGATGATCCTATTTGCATAAGACTGTGCATTTATATCCATAACTACAGGGGTATAAATGCAGAGAAGGGAGGTCTGGAAGGCGGCCACAACATCTACTGTAattatctcttttttcctttaggcttttcaatttgatttttctctttaatgtaCACTAGCACCTATCtttatcatcttaaaaaaaaaaaaaaaagaaaagctatttctgAGAGGATACAGAGTAATTTACATCTAAGTGGGAGAAAGGATCACAAAGTTTCAGGTCTTTTTTCTAAAGCTAAAATTCTAGTGTCCCTTTAGTTTGCTGTTGTGCTAGAGTTATTAAAATAGGAGGAGATGAATAAGAAACACTCCCTAAGCCTTGTATAAAAATAGGCTGCATTCTAAGGAGGCCATTTACCagttactgggaaaaaaaaaaaaaaatccaagactcTGGGTCTTCCCCCAGCAATTCTCCAAGAGGGTCTGGAGCTGGTGGGAAGAGGCTGACCCCAAATTACCCTGCCCTAGGGCCGGTCCTGCTCAATAAGTGGAAAGGATCCGGGCCAGAGCTGGAAGAATTCCCGCCGGGCTCCGAGATCCAGCACAGCCTCGGACCAGGCAAAGGGAGAAGAGGTTGCCCCAGGCCACAGCAGGGAAGCGGCATCGGTGTCACTTTCTCTGAACCTGATCACAGCCCCCAGCACTGCCGGCCCTTATATAGACACTCAGCTGCGGCTTTGGCTCCCGGCGCCAAGGGCAAGGAGAGAGGTCATGGCTGCAGGCAGCCAGGACTTGTGACCTGGCCAGCAGAGCCGACCCCCGCCTGCGCCCTCACCACGACCTAGCCCCTCGCCCAAGTTCATGCGACCCTCTCCTGCCAGGATTCCTGACCTTCTCTCTCCCCGCATCCTCCCCAGCACCTGTTCCCCACTCCTCCGGACAATCACGTTCCTCTCCTGCATccgcttcccctcccccagccccacaaTCCCAGGGGCTTCTCTCCTTGCCCTCGATCACatctgtcccctctgcctgcccccacGATACCAGAACCTGCTGGCTTCCCCGAACCGGCCCCTGGGACTGTTTCCCCACGATCCAGGCCTTTCCCCTCCTCCAGACCCCTGGGTTTCTTCCCGTCTCCCGCCCCGCAATGCCAGCCCTCTCCAGCACCCTGGCCCTGGCTCACCTGGCTCATACTTGAGGTAGAGGATGGAGACGATGAAATAGCTAAGGTCGAAAACAGGGAAGAGGGGCACCCGCGAGAAGCTGAGCGCAAGCTCGCCCAGGCTCAGCGCCGAGAGCAGCTCCATGGCGCCCACCGggtcccaccccagcccccggcCCGGTGCTTCCCGTCGCTGGCAATTGCGCCCCCGCCGCTGGACCCGCCCCCGCCCGCCAGGCGCCGCCCCAACCCGGCCCCCGCGGGAGAGGAGGAGCGACCGCTGGCCTCCAGGCGGGGTCCAGTCCCATGGATCTCGGTCGGTCCAGCGTCCCGCACTCTGTCCCTCGGGCCATCATGACCCGACACAGCCCAGCCCGGGAGACTGGGGTGGGTGGATGATGCCGGGTGTGGGGTCGCTGTGGAGTTTGAGTTGGACACGGAATCTATCCTTGGAGGGGGGCGATATCTGTTCCTCAAGGAGCCCACTCAGGCGGGACGGATCATTCAGGACCCCACTCCTGTGGGGCTCGGTTAGAACCCACGTCCTCTATGGAGCCCTTGGATCGAGACCTCCAAACCCCCGTGGAACCGAATCAATTATGAACCCCATACTCCCGTGCCCCATAGGGTCTTTTCGGTCAGATCCCTCGTCCTCTATCGATCTGTCATGATCCCAGCTCTAAGTCATAACTTCTGGTCCCCCGCGAGGAATCACGTCCTCCGAAGGAACTGCTCAGCAGGAACCCCCGCCCCCGGCAGTGCCCCCGCCTTGTGGGGCTCTTGCCTTCCGTGGGGCCCAGGAGGAGGCCCTTTTGGAACCCAACAGTCGGGATGTATATGTCAGGGAGAGTCCACTGAGTCGGGATCCATTCCCCTATGCAGTTTAATGATCAAAAGATCCCGTTTTTCCAGAGGCCGCATCCTTTGAAAGCCTAGCGCAGCAGCTTTTCCTTCTGCTGCGCTAGTGGTCTGGAGCGCTGGTCACTCACACAGAGGCGAGCGGCTTCCAATCCCTGACTCAATCCGGCCCTCATATGGCTCCTCCCCCGTTGGGTGACGTCACGTTCTCGCCCCGCCCTTTCTTCGTTACGTTCAAggtctgggggctcagatggtgaagaatctgcctgcaatgcgggacgtgtgggttcgaaccctgggtcggaaagattcccagaagggaatggcaacccactccagtattcttgcctggagaagtccatggacagaagcgtctgaggggctacagtccacggggtcacaaagagttggacacgactgagcgactaacactttcactaacacTTTTCAAGCAAGGAGCGGCGCTGGCTCTTCCTTTAAGGGGCTTGGCCTGTAGAAGGCGGGACTCTGCCCGCCTTGGCCTTTGATTGGCTCAGCCCTCTCCAGAGCTGCTTCCAGATTGGTTGGCTCATgtgtctctcccctccctcccggaGGTTTCCGCTTCCTGTTCTGACGGACTCTCCGGCCGTAACGATGATCGGAGACATCCTGCTGTTTGGGTAATTAGGAGGATCAGCGGATGGGACGTGAGGGCCCTGTACGGTGGGGGGCGGTCTAGGTAACCGTATTCTTCCTCTGCAGGACGCTGTTGATGAACGCTGGGGCAGTGCTCAACTTTAAGCTGTGAGTAGGCCGCATTGGACCGTGGCTCCATCCGGGGGAACTGTAGCCCCGCCCCTGCGAGCGTGAGCCTGCCCTAcgaccccggccccgcccccaagTCCCGGCCTCTAGTTCCGCCTCCATTCGGGTCCGTCCTTCTGTGAATCTGCGCCACCGCGACTTGAAATCCAGACTCTCAGTTCCCCCAGTATCCCTTTGCTCGCATTCATGAGAGCCTCAGGCCCGTCCCCCGAGAATCTCTTAGCCCTAACGTGTATCCTCAGCCCCGCATTTGGCACCCTCGGACCACCGCCTCCACCCTGTCGATGGCTGTAGTCTTAGCTGTGATTGGCGGGGCAAGTGGTGGTCCAGGGAGGATCACTGAACTGCACGAAGTCACAGCAAACCAGCGGTAGGGCTAGAACTCTCCTCTGAGCTGGGGATCAGGGCCTGGGGACCAAGTGATGTGTTTGTCCTATTGAAAATGGACGCTGTCTGCTTCTCTTTGTAGGAAAAAGAAGGACACGCAGGGCTTTGGGGAGGAGTCGAGGGAGCCCAGCACAGGTAAGGCCTCCTTTCAGGACTCTGAAATTGGTACATTTCGGAGAGGACAGTTTTTTCTCATCAGTTTtaagtgtgtgtggtggggggtgacCCGAGTTTGTGCTGTTCCTTCTACCCACCTTTGTCATCCACTTGTTTCTCTT
This region includes:
- the SMIM7 gene encoding small integral membrane protein 7 isoform X1, which codes for MCLSPPSRRFPLPVLTDSPAVTMIGDILLFGTLLMNAGAVLNFKLKKKDTQGFGEESREPSTGDNIREFLLSLRYFRIFIALWNVFMMFCMIVLFGS
- the SMIM7 gene encoding small integral membrane protein 7 isoform X2, coding for MAVVLAVIGGASGGPGRITELHEVTANQRKKKDTQGFGEESREPSTGDNIREFLLSLRYFRIFIALWNVFMMFCMIVLFGS